The segment CTCAAAATGTATATTGACACATCCATCAAAATAAAACTTAATTCAACTGTTTCATCATTATTAATGTAagttattaatttcattttacaaactTAATGTAAACATGGTAATTTAAGGAATATTTTGCTTAACATTTACTGCTAActgttgatttcattttttaatattaactTTATGGAATTTGTAGATTCCACTGGGCATCTTGCttaagaatgaaaataaaaccaatGATATGATTGAGATCCTTGAGCACCTGCAACAGTATGTCCCTGGAGCCAGATCAGATGCTGAAATGGAACATATTCATGAAAGGTTAATGGTTTtgtttttaacatgtttaataatGTGGGAAAAATTTATTAGCATGCAgtaagtatttatattttatgacaaATTGATAATTGGTTTTCAGAGAGGACAGAAATCCCCAAATGCGGGCAATTCCAGTTGGAGGTGACCAACTAACTTGTGAGAGGATAAGAGGTGCTCATATGGCCCGTCTTGATGCTGATAGCCAAGAGGAAAGATTGGAGGGATTGATAACGATGGTTGAAGACTTTCATGAGAAGATAAACTTTCTACAGGTAATGCAATGAAATTTAAAGGTGCAATCATATGTCTTTTTCATTTGAAACATGTCTTTCACTTTGCTGATACTGCATAAAAGCTAAATGAATATGTTGTAAAAGCAGAATGGGCTGCAccgaaattgtgaattttgcaacccaaGGGTTCTGACTTGAATGCAGGACCAGAATTGTTATATAATGTTGATATAACTTATATACAAAGGTAATATTAGGATTTAGCTTTGATATGTacaacaggaaatttttttatAGGAATTTCTTgcttaaaacattacatttttTCAGGCAATGATGGATAGATTCTACAAAACAGCCAGTGCAAGAGAAGCAGGAACGTTATACCAACTAAGAAATACCATCAATAGGAGAAATGTGGTCAAAAACGTGAGTGCCGATTATCATGCTGTTGGATCTTTCATTGATTTAGTGACAAGTGCACATGTGATTGCAGCAGCTTTGAAAGCATTTGGCATGTCAAATATTGAAGACCCATGTCCAAAAATCCCTATGTTTACTGATCAAGCTGATGAAGGTTCAAGGAAGAGACTTTTGGATAAAATAGTTGGGGATATGGTGGACACGTTTTTCTTGAACAGCCTAGCAGTAACAGTGAATAGAATTGAGGGTAATGAGAATGGCATTGAGGGGCCAGTTACTGATGATGGTGTGTATAATTATGCAACAAATGTAACCAAATACGGACTTTTGAGAAAAATTTCTGTTTTGGCCACCAGAAGCGGAGATGGCATTCGACAAATAAGGCACTGGAAATATGCCCTGTTAGTGTATGACCTATCACACAAGATAAAATACAGACTTGAATCATTCCTTCTTTTAGCTGGTGTGAATGCAGTCTTCACAGAAAAGCAAAGACATCAGGTTATTTGGAACCGTTTTGTAAATTTGTCTGGTGGAAAGGATAAAAATCTAGATGGCGATTACGTGATGGAGTTGCTCAACAAGTACGCAAAAGGCCGAGTTAAATTACTAGGACCAAATCAAACACCGGAAGTTGTAGACAGAATAGGCAAAACCATGATGTTTTGTCATAATGTGAATGAAAAGCTGGAAAGAGAAATTGGTGTCCATCCAGGAGGAACTGCTCATGCACAAAGAGATAAAACACAAGATATCAGAGCTGTTGTGAACCAGTTAAAAAATGCGGACGTATTTTCTGTTATTAGTGGTAGGCGACATAACTCTTTCAATGAACAGTTTGACATGTTCCACAATGTAGATTCACAAGTCCTTCATAAGTGGTTAAATGACAAGAAACTGGAGTATTCAAATGGAAAGTATGCATTTTAACTgacttgatacatgtaaatgtgctgAACACTAGTGAAAAATTGtgtagaattattttttcacttTAGAGTAAAATTAGCTCTAAACATGTTAACTCTGAGAATTTTGCTTTGCTGTAAAAATATGTTCTTATGAAAAAGAATGGCTGTATATCCACAATACATTTTGTTCTTTTGTATGGGTAAATAAGTTTGCATATTTAAATGCCTTGCTGATGTTTGTTCTAAAATTATGTCCGGGTCTGGAGATAATATAAAACTTGTACCATACTCATACttagccatgtttgttttgagtacactTCCTGTATACTTGAACAAATTTGAGCAtgactccatttgagtatgattttataatttttttttataactttcacttttgagtacgatttagagcactgAGTTTGAGCTTGAGTATGAAAATGTGCTCCAaaatgttttataacctccaggccagatcAAACTATGTACGAACCCAATATAAGGAATGTAAGCCTCtcaaacaatacacagacatTTTTTGATAAGAATGTTTATTGAGACAGTGCTTTGTGTCACATGTATGAAAATGGGGTGTACAATCAGGAATAATACCTGAAGTTATGAAAATCATCAATGTTACTTCTCTGtttactgtatacatatatatcagaGATAAAGACCTTCTAAAGCACTTTGAATCAACATCTACTTGGACCCTTTACATATTAATCTGGAATAAATGTAGACCAGTTATTTCATCATCATGTATTAAATGTTGGGGCCAGATGAAAATGAAACTATGGTAAATAAATCAATCATCAAGTATTTCATCAATAATATCCATCACTGATCTTGCAAGATGTCTGTCAAATATGTACTCTGACAATAAATCGTCAACACTACCTATATAGTGAACATTATTTACAATGGAATCAATTAATGAATTGCTCAGTCCAGTTAGAATGCCAACATTCAGTAAAGATGGAACATTATCCTCTAGACAGGTTTCTCTATACTCCTTAAGTTGTGCATGTATTTGGATGCGCTGCGATTCAGCCACAGTACGACAAATCACTAAGTCACATTTTGAGGCTACGGAACACAAAGCATTATCATCTTCCAAGTCAGAAAGAAGGGCATCATGCAGTGTTGGACAATTTAAACAATCACATGTACGAAAACAAATATCACAGCACAAATGTTTTGGAAGTACTGGTAAAGTTTTGGCAACATCAGGTGTGAAGTATTCTTCCAATAGAGCTCTCCTACATGTGTCAGCAGTTGCATATGACCTCAACAGGCCGACTGCAGGATTCAAACATATTTGATCACATTAATTTTTTGACCAGCAGGTAAGTTTGAGCTTCTAGAACAcgtttatgataaaaaaaaaaatttttaaaattcttaagattttgggggtggggggccATTTTTCAACTTTTCTTTAACAAACCTTACCAACTTAAATCGGCCGTAAAAAATTTATTCCGCGTGATATTTTAACCAACTTGGTGTCAAAATGTAGGTAATTATGTGTACTATAGattgaaaataagtttcataaCATTTTTTAAAGGTTTCGAGGAGACGCTGGGTCGTTTTTACACCCacccctattttttttttttaaaaattcactttTGACCGtctataaaaattttatttggtATACTACAATAAAAAACTACATATCAATGGATAGATATTTGTAATACCTATCCAACAACACCAAGTTTGTAAAGATCGATTAATAAATACGGAAGTTATAAGACCGCAAAGTCCGAATTTGTACGAAAACCGAAAAATTTCATATCGATGTCACTTTGAGTGCCTGTATCTCAGGTATCGGATGCGACAGAACAATGGCACCTATTTTCCTGTTTAGGTACATCCTTTGGACATTTTATGTTAAAATTGGGAGGAGATAAAGTTCTGATTTCAAGGAGAAGCTGGGTCATTTTTAAACCctacccccctttttttttaaattttcggGTTTTGACGCTTCCTCATCatctttgcatgtaaaattttatatttcttttttcataattAGGTAGATCTATTCAATACCTATCGTTTGATACCAAGTTTGTTTATTTCTATGCATAAATACGATCCCCAGAGCCCGTGATATCGGCGCTTCCGCgcgaaatttaatttttgaaaagaagTCCCTTTTCGCGCGCCTATATCTCCGTTCAATAGGCCCCCAAAATGATCTACTTAGTATCAAAAGTTGCTAAATTTATTAGGCAACATTGTATTAAAATTGCAGgccaaaatatttttgaattcaaGGCGAGGGCGGGTGATTTTTGTAACCTACCCCCAATTTTTTTTCCCGGTAATTATTTTGACCGCTTATAATTTGAGCTAGGATGCTTGGATTTTATTGAGTATTATATCAATGGAAAGGCCTTGTCAATACCTACAATTAGACACCAAGTTTGTATAATTCCattgataaatgaatattttataaaggattgaaaatggaaattttCGAAAAATTAACGGAAGTGTCCTATATAAATCTACTCTTTGTCTGATGTTTGATATCATATTGGAAACAAATTAGCATGCAATTATAGCCCAATAATGTATGTTTgtgggaaaaaaaaaattttgaaaatcggtTAAGAAATGGAGGCACAAATTGAAATTCATTACAGCGAACAAATCGCAAAAACGAATAGCCGCGGAATTCCGGCTCTGTGCCATATTCAATCCCTTCTGGTACCCATACCAATTAAGATATCgtcattttgaaatttctaaTGGAAAGAGCACCCCATTTACTACTAAATAGCAGTTCTAAACTTTATTTTACTATTAAAATTAAGAAATCGCAGACGCCCGGAAAAGGGGACAAATTAACGGCGATTTTGACCAAAAGGATTTTTTTCGCATTTTTGACACGAGTTAAAAGGTTCATTAATGTAATTACtaataatgttttgatattaatcAAGAGACAGGAAACATGTAAACAGATTAGGAGAATTTCAAAGACTACttataagaaataaaagttTAACTGCCGTTCAAAATAGCAAATACatcaaaaattcaatgaaaaaatgTTTATGGGTACCCCGGTATTTTAGCTCTAGGGAGATTACCCAGGAAGGTAGAGACATGTTCTACCCCTCAAAATACTCTAAAAGAATGTATCTATTTGGGAAAACTAAAttaaagtcgattaattaacccTCCGAGGCAGAAAtcaccgtccaatttgccgcatctaccgaaaatacggaaaatgctttccaggtccgcagggg is part of the Ostrea edulis chromosome 2, xbOstEdul1.1, whole genome shotgun sequence genome and harbors:
- the LOC125679870 gene encoding uncharacterized protein LOC125679870 isoform X2; this translates as MQSIPLGILLKNENKTNDMIEILEHLQQYVPGARSDAEMEHIHEREDRNPQMRAIPVGGDQLTCERIRGAHMARLDADSQEERLEGLITMVEDFHEKINFLQAMMDRFYKTASAREAGTLYQLRNTINRRNVVKNVSADYHAVGSFIDLVTSAHVIAAALKAFGMSNIEDPCPKIPMFTDQADEGSRKRLLDKIVGDMVDTFFLNSLAVTVNRIEGNENGIEGPVTDDGVYNYATNVTKYGLLRKISVLATRSGDGIRQIRHWKYALLVYDLSHKIKYRLESFLLLAGVNAVFTEKQRHQVIWNRFVNLSGGKDKNLDGDYVMELLNKYAKGRVKLLGPNQTPEVVDRIGKTMMFCHNVNEKLEREIGVHPGGTAHAQRDKTQDIRAVVNQLKNADVFSVISGRRHNSFNEQFDMFHNVDSQVLHKWLNDKKLEYSNGKYAF